The window CGACGACGGGCGAACCGGAGGCTTCGCTTGCCGACGCGGCCGTCGCCGCGGCCCGCGCCGCCGCGCGCGCAAGCTCCGTGCGGACGTCCATCGTGCCGCTCTCCCGCGGGAAGGTCTCCGCCCGCGACGTCGTCCGGCGGGACCCTTTTGCAGGGGACCCCGACGCGTGGTTGTCGCGCCTGGCTCGCATGGAGTCGCGCACGCGCGGGTTTCCCGAGGTGCGGTCGATCACGCTCGCCTTGCGCGCCCACCGCTCCGTCACGAGCCTTCTCACGAGCGAGGGTCGCTCCGGTTCCTTGGAATCGACCCGCGTTCTTCTCCAGGCGGACGTCATCGCCGAAC of the Candidatus Thermoplasmatota archaeon genome contains:
- a CDS encoding DNA gyrase modulator, encoding MKDSALVARALSRGASFVDVRRQTMQDAFAERVDGDTRVLSSTERGACVRALVLGAWGFASTTGEPEASLADAAVAAARAAARASSVRTSIVPLSRGKVSARDVVRRDPFAGDPDAWLSRLARMESRTRGFPEVRSITLALRAHRSVTSLLTSEGRSGSLESTRVLLQADVIAE